ATGCAGAAAACTAGGTTGTGcgaaaagaagaggaagatctTAATTAACATGGATGGAGGTTGCGAGGAAGAATGTGGGGAAACTTGGAATACATTAGAGGTGGCCTTGGATAGGAATACTTGATGAATGAGGATCCATAAAACCAGCCCCAAATAGTTGGGGAAAGGCTAGATTTTTGTTGTGCAACTACCTTAGCACAATCAACCTTATCATTGTTGTCCATGAAAATTCATCTTTTGTTTGGACCCCTTCAGTGGAAATAGTAAATCTAATATCTCTATCCATAGCATGTTCAGAATCTTTTATCATTCTCAGTCTCAGGTAGTGATGATAAAAGTTGTCTGAAAACTGTCCTCTTCAGCCACTCCACCTGACTCTTATAAGTGTTTATGACTTCATCTTTTCGAACAAAAGGACACAAATAGTCTAAGATCCTGGAAGTTTGCTTTTAGATGTAATCAAGGCATCATTTTCTTTTGCATTCCTACTCAAATTatgttgtttttatttttttttgaatttaaggcTCTTGTAGACCCAATATTTCCTTCATCTTTCAAGTTTAGAATTCAAAACCTAGTGAATTTAAATCTTCCCATGTTTTAACATATGTAGATTATAATGCATCAAGTGGATTTTCGATTTATGTACCCTATGATGTTTTTTACCACAGTAGTGCAACTGATATCGTTTATTTTTGTACCAAATTGATAATTAGGTTAGAGTCCAGGAAAACACATGAATTTCTAGTCTCCAGGCTTTttcttgatcatgttcaatggttTTGATCTTGAATTTGGATGTCCTATCTTTCATTTTGAAGGACCATCTAAACTATGTCCTCTCTAGAGTATGTTAGCATTACTcatatatctgtatgtatgtGTGTTACTTGTTTGTGCATGTGTAGCATCTGCATATTGAACAAAGCAAGAGAATGTCCTTTGATCTAGTATTTTATTTCATATCCATTCGTACTGTTAATCTCAAATATTCTTGTTGACCTTCATTCTTCTAGTTCAGTGTTCAACCTCTTTTTATTTTTCCGCAGTTTTAGATTTAGCATCTGCTTGTGGCATGCAGCAAGGGGACTTTCTTGGATCTAgtattttatttcatatctatTCTCACTGTCAATCACAAATTTTCTTATTATCCTTCATTCTTCCAGTTCAGTATTCGACCAATCATCATATTTCTATGTAGTTTCAGATTCATTTTGCCATTGATTTATTTTGCCTTGTTATGGAAAGAATTTCAAGGAACTCATGATACATAGGTGACAACTGTAATGCTGCTTCTCTTCTGGATGCTCGCTTGAGGTCTATTCTAGAAAATACTCGTCTAGTTTATCTTCTTGAAAGAGAGGAGCAAGGTTGGGATGCTAGTCCAAATTGGGAGGACATTCTTTCTCTTGGAGAACAACAACGGCTTGGCATGGTGAGATAAGGAAACCTTATTCTAATTATCTTAGTCCATCCTTTTTATGTTGTAATCCTGTTCCTAATACGTCAGTGATCCGATGGCTTCCAGGCACGCCTGTTCTTTCACCACCCTAAGTTTGGCATCCTAGATGAGTGCACAAAGTATGTGTTCCAATGAACTCTGTGTTACTCTGTTGTTGATAGATCTGGATTAAGATTGCTTAAGGATCATGTGCATTTTTCTTATCACAGTGCAACAAGTGTCGATGTTGAAGAACACTTGTACAGGCTTGCACACGAAATGGGTATTACAGTCATTACATCCTCCCAAGTAAGCACAGAATACATCTATATCTACCCCCTTTTACAGAGCTCTGTCACATTTCCTAGACTGTTTGTTTTGATTGAACACATCCCACATTTTCAGCGGCCTGCCTTGATACCATTTCATGCAATGGAGTTGCGATTCATCGATGGTGAAGGCAAATGGAGGTTGTGCTCAATAAATCAATTACCAAGCTGAAATCATCCTCCACCATTTACATCATAGTTGTGATTGTTTCTTTCATTGGTCATAATTACATTGAGTATTGCAACAAACAATATGCTGAAGACATTGGTGCATTATGCCACTGGTATCTTGTCCAATAATTTTAAAACCTTGCCAAGAGATCAGAGAACTGCAAATCCAGGGAATTTTTAATTTTCTGGAGTGACAGATGGCGATGATTGTTTTGAGCTGGAAGTAATGAAAATATTGTTAGGTTTAGGTTGTAACACATAAAGGGAATGGCAGAAAACTGAGAAGCACGCTCTGTAATTTCCAAAGAAATTAAAGGATGCTTTCTTAAAGTGTATGCAAAGAAAATTTGTTGTACATACATGCTGCATATATGAAACACCAGCATCTCATGCAATGAATTTGTATTGTTTGTTTAAATTTGTGTGAAATAACAAGGGTTGCAACTCCATTTCTATTGTAGGTTATGATATGCATTCCCAGGCTGGTTCAtttttggatatgaaattttcCTAATTGAAATTGATACCAGGAAGTTTTTTTATTCTGATTAGTTGGATTTCTTCAGAACCTTTGATTGCACCATCTGGCATTGTGAACATTTGATCATGTATCCTTGTGATAATAGGTTTCCTTGTTTTCTACCATGAAACCGTTAGAGCTGCCTTAGTTGGCATTCGTGCCAGAGCATGTTACAGTTGGACCTATTACAACGGTACCTGCAGCTAATACTTTGTCAGTTTTCTTATATTGAAGCTGAAAAATTGGCATCATCtgtttttgatatatttattatactCTTGATCCGAGATCGCGAGTTAGAGGGCATGACAACCATTATATATTCATGaagaactcttcccataagcatataaggtatttcatcatgatatcatgAAGCAACaatggaataaaatttaaataattaatatttaattttaattaaaataataaaatcaaatattttataaaataatatttcatagttTTGCATCAAATCTCAATAAAACCTAATCTAAAACAAAAATATCAAGTATACTTTTAGTTTTTTGTCTCATAATAAATATTCAAGTTAAATTAGTCCTctgaatctgtaaaaataataaaatatagaataatgaGTTAGACAActcaataagtaatatattttttgattagataaatcaagtaataataatatattaaaaaataaacttgCAAGATATATTAATTCAAATATACAACattaatcaaaataagatttaTGCAAATTCAGCctgtttaaaatttattttcattcataaattattttctttcaaaacattcgGTTCATATTGAAGTCACGAACTaatcaaagtaccaacgtataattttCACTGATAGGATATTAAATAATAGTATTTAACCCTCCACTCGTAGCTAGCATTTAATCATTCTACTGATAGGATATTAAAGTATCGATGCACAATTTTCACTGGTAAGATATCCTACTGATGGGGTATTAAAGCACCAGCGTACAACTCCTACTGACAGGGTATCAAACTACGAGCATTTAATTGTCTCACTGATAGGGTATCAAAGTACCAGCATTCAATCGTTCTATTGGTGGGGTATCAAAGTACTAGCACATAATCTCAACTAGCAGGATATTAAAATATCTGCGTTTAACTGTCCTACTAGTAAGGTATCAAAGTTTTAATGTTTAACCCTCACTGATGGGATTCAATACATAGTTAAGCTGCAAGTCAAAATTCATctcaaattattatatttttttcaaaatatattttatatttcaaatcGAATAATTCATAAAGTCATGGgacatcgaaatcaatcaatatgatTCATATTAGATTCGATACATTTAGTTATAAatcatttaatatttaaaaaaaagatatattcgataattcaaaatacatgcatcttgataaatttagaaaaaatatagcaTTATTTAACTCATatgtattttaataaatttacataatttttagaattttttttttcaaaatcttcaattcatatattacatCGCAGGATCCTATTATTAGATATTTTCTTATCGAGACAACTACAACTCTATACATAATTAAATTCAATAATCAAAAAGGATATGAATAATCAATGAAGATATGATGAATGGTAGTCACATCCAATGGGTTAGGTCGATCCAATCATATTGATTTTATCTGATCAAGATTAGATTAGGATATAGGTAGTTCAACAGAGATCAAGAGTGATCAAATCTGTAGTACCTAACAAAAGTCAAGATGGAGGTCAATACGATTCTTGACGATcagtttgatcaaataattttatttaatcaagatcGGATTAAGATACAATTGGATTCATAAAGATCAAATAGATCAAATTTGATAGTATCCAGATCCGATCAGGATGGAGGTGGATGTCGATACATTGTCTGATAATTGCGAATCAGGATCCTTCATTAAACTCAatcaaaattatagaaaaaaaatcttttacttAATCAATCTTAAAGAGATAAATTTTGTAGAGAGAGAATAATTCTAAGGAAAGAAAAtttgtagagagagaaaatgagattTTTCTAAaggaagaaagtagagagaagataAAGAGAGAAAGTGGGAAGAGAAACAAGAAAAATGGTAGAAAACCAAACTGAAGCAGAGGAGGGCTTTTTTTAAGAGAAACCTAGTAATTGCTGGCCGAAAAACAGGGTTTGATGCTCGAGGAAGGAGAAGACAGTAAGAAGAATTTTTACCTTATCTCTGTCAACGTTTGGACACGATTTCAATAGATTTGAaggaaaattttagaagaagaagaagaagaagaagaagaagaagaagagaggaaaaagatcTCTCGGTGACGAATAGTGGCCCGTGGTGGGGGATTTTACAAAAGACTTGGTCTAGACGTCGATGGGGGAAGAGTTAGAGTCCCTCTCGGTCTCCGATTAGGAGTCTGGATGGGAGAGAAGACTCTCGTTGAGTCTTCTCTCTGTTCTGTTGTTTCTTTATTTTCCCATCACTTTAAAATTCGCACGATTGTTTCTAATTGGTTCTTGGTATTACAGTACCATGGAGCAATGTACCTGTTCATCATCTCTGTATGGTCTTAATTGGTTATACTTCATACCAAAGATTTATGATGTGATGATGTGTTAGTGGGTTGGCTGATTTGAGttggatcaaaaatttttcacTCCAAACCTGATGTTGTTTATTAAATAAGTCAAAAATCctaaataaaatcaatatttttattaaatagctAACCTTCACCGATCTGCATCTATGTATTAAATACATTCAAACAAGTTAGACATGTTAAACATGTCCTTAATGAGTTAAATGAGTTTTAATAGATTAAAGGGTTGGATCACGATCCAATCCAATTATTAAACTGACAAAATAGGTCCAGTATGTTAGAAGTCTAAATGCGAGCCCGACCTTTTGATAAATGGATCTAGGCCGATCAACTCGTCTATGATCCAGTTCCGTTTGTCCCATATCTGAACCTACTTAAAGTGGGTTGGTTGCATTTCTGGTTGATGGGTCGGGTCATAAATTATCACCTTTATCTTTGAGCAATTTTTAGGACGTGTTAAAGATGATTAAGATTTAAAACAAATAAGCAAAGAGAAATCAAACATGTTTCTGCATTAGGTCAAGGTTTTGGTCGATGCCTTGGTTGGTTCAAGCGTGGCGGTGTAAGTGATGTCAAGCTGGACTCAAATTTTTCTGCGGAGAATATATTTAAGCTGGTGATTGCTCCTCCTGCCCCACCGATAGAACCCTCAAACCATCCCCAAACACTATAACAAAAGGACCATGAACTTTGAAACTAGCAGCTAGGACTATACCCATATTTCCTGAGCTCCATAAGCAAATAGCAAATTTCACATGCCAGATCATATTTCCAGTTAAACCACTAACCAATTCAACCACCACCTTTAACTAACTTAATCCATAATCCAGAGTTATGCTGTTAGAACCCTTGTACAGGTGTTTAGTTTCACATTGGTCAGGTGTTAGGAGGTCTAAGGAACTTAAGCAGGGCTAAGGACCCTGATAGATAATCTTTTGGATAGCCTTTTATCGGTGAGATACTGGGTTATTACAGATAGCATCCGGATCAACCTAGCTTACCTCCAATATGGCTAGTACAATATCGTGACATGGGCTCTATCGGGTTGATCACGAgccagtgtgtgtgtgtgtgtgtgtgtgtgtgtgttttattctctttcttttcttttttaaacctTGTAGGTGGTAAAGGAAATAAACAATGCCTGTCCAAGGTTCCATCTCTCTCTAAACATCCCATGGCTAACTATGTTAGCAGGATGGCTCTCCAATGCACAAGGCGATGACAAGCTTCCAATTCATGGCTTTGTTGGGTGGCAACACAAGCCTTAGATCTCTCTCCCATAGGATCGCCTACACTGCAGCTCTCCTTGTAAGCATGCCAACTAATGGAAACTGCTGACTTGTATGATCTTGCAGAATTCAAAGTGCTCAAGCTCTCTGCTATGGGGATCAAAGACCTACTACCTGTCAAAATCTTGAAACTACCTCGTCCAAGGTAACAGGATTTGCTAGGTGCTCAACATATGAGAAGATTTCCTTGGAACAAAATATAACAGCTCTCTGAGGAGCTCACAACTTTGACAAATGCAGTCATGATGCTGGTGGCAACCTTGGCAACAAGGAAATCATCAAACAGCTTAAAGATGGTAGTAAACAGTGAATTCATTAGCAAATTAGAGATGGAAGCAGAAGAGTCCATTTATGTGTATGTGATTCCAGGTTCTTCTGCATCTTCTCCCCCACAGCTATGGAACTACTGACAGAAAAATGTTTCGATCGACTTTATGTTTGTAGTTGTCCCTGCCAAATGCAATGCAATGAGAGCATAAATACTCAAAATAAACAGCTGTTGGGAAGACAGGACTCCTAATGTCAGTAGGACTTGACAAACATGCAAAACCGACTTAGCCTATAAACTAAAGCCACTGGGTTTCTAGGTTCAAGCATCTATATCAATCATTCTTCCACCTACTATTTATGTCATGTGGGAGTAAACTTCAGCTGTTGGTCTACACTACAACTCTTTTGCATAGGATGGAAGCAgaggtatatatatataggattttCTGAAATAACTCCTTCACTGCATAAACTGTGTTATGCAAAGTTAGCTTTCAACATAGATCTATATTTGCCACAGCATCAAAGAAAGCAATACCAGTCAagtctccaaatcatatgatgGTTTATTGCTCCACCATAATTAAGCTGCTCCAAGACCATGGCTTTCAATGGCTTTGCACTTAATCGTGGATCCAAAGTTGTTCACTGGAAATTTCATGTACAAAATTATTCCAAAGCCTTAACTGTTTTTCAGAAGTTCAGATCTCCAGTTGTTCTTTAAGAACAAAGGTTTACACAATCAGACTTAACAAGTTTTTATGTTATTGCCATATATTCCATGATACCATTGCATGTATAGACATGCTGATTAAGTCTTTGAAATCTTGCAGTATTTGAATGCTTTTGCTGTCATAACCAACTGAAATCAAGTAAATGAATTGGTGAGTTCCGACTCTGCTGGATGTCTTGGAGAGATGATGCTGCAAGCATAAAGCAATAGTTGTAAGAGAATTTCTCGCTCGCTCTCTGCTCATCCTTTTTTTCCCCCAACAAAGCTCGCTTTTTTTATCTACAGTATAAAAATGATATGGTTGCATTCTACATAACCTTCAAGTAGAGGGATCAATGGCGATTCTCGCATTCATATCAGCAATGCATTCAGTTGGAAGTCCAAGAAAGGAGTTCATGAGAATGTCATTGATTGGATTCACCAAGGCCACACCAACCAGCCTGCACCTTCCTTCTCCATTTATTCTCTCCCCCCTCCCACCCCTTAATTTTCCTGCGGACTCCTCTGATGTTAGTGTGGTCTCCACCATCAATGGAGGAGCTTTGTAGATGCTTCCAACTGAGAACCAGAATTTTGCTCTGAACTGCAGATCAACCTGCAAATAATAACAATGTCCTCCTTCAGCATAGCAAGTGCTAACCAGTACACCATAGTTGTTGTAAGAAGACAAAACTTGATTCCCATTTGAAGATAATTGGCATTAGAGCTAAAAGTTGTTTAGCAAGATACCCACGATTCTAAGGTTTAATGATAAAAGTAACCAACAAGCTCTGCAGCTTGTGTTCTCAGAAGCTTCCTCTCAGACAGTTCACCACAGCCTAGATGATTTTTCTAGTGTACGGACTAACTTAAGGCTTGTATACTTGCACAGCTAGCATGTCATGGTCCTTATGATGTCTCATGAGTAAGAAATATAGACATGGAGTCTTTGAATGGTCCATGAAGACAAAGCAAAGGAACTGGAATTTGGAAACACTGTGAATCCAGCATAGCCAAAATTGTTCTGAGAACAATGGTTAGCATGCTACCAATCATCTCAAAGAAATTATGCCCAAGATATCCTGTCAAACACTTGGATAAAACCTCCCAAGTTTTCACCACATAACCTCTCCCAGTAAGAAGAAGGGGTGCACCCCTCGGGCGTATGGCCCAGTTTGCACAATGGCCAGCCTTTTGGGATATCAAAAACCTTTGCATATCCTGAGATCGAAGAATCAGTGACCTCTAcgatccctcttctcccttctcctttttGAAGGGAAAAGGGAGGCAACAGAGAGCTACCctcctaatttatttcataacaaGAAACAGATACAGATTACATGATATATACAAGAGAGTACTAGTGAAAAAAGAAAATAACAGATTCTGGAAGGCAATGTCCAGCTTTTAAGTTTCTTTCAAAGGCTCTGTACCTCAGAATTAGTCTTACATGTACAAAGAATGCTCCAGCTTCTCAAAGATTGAAGGATGTTTTGCAAAGGTAGAAGTCTCTTCACCCTTTTCCCATCTCTTCTTCTAGGCCAAATGGAAAGTTCCACGCTATAGTTTTCAATATACAAGACATATGTTACTGTTATCCTTTctaaataccctaaaaaatatacatcattttccttttcctttccaGTCACCTTTTTCTATAGGCCATATCTTCTTAGCCTCCAACTCAACATTATAGCTGGTTTTATTTACATTATGTTCTTTTCTTTTGGAGAAGCAATCAACGAAAGAACACATCCACAACACATACAACTATTTATAGATGTTAAGAGAAGTAATATATCCTTTAACATTTACTAACCTGTCCACTCTCTTTGCTGATGGTTCCCTGGAAAAACTCTGGAACAATATCTATTCTAAGAAAAGGTGGCAATGGCAAGCCAAGGAACTTTGTCGTCGCTCCGGCAAGCGGTGGGATGTACAGTGTTCCCACATCGAAAGAGACCAGCATGGTATCCTCGTCCTCCTTTCTCCCCATCCCTGTACCAATGCCTCCTCTGGCATTGTATTCAAAATCTGGATACCGGGAGATGCCCAGCTTGCAGCCTTCAAGAGTTTCAAACTTGACGTTCCATATGGTAGTAGGACTTTGTTCAACTTTGCCAGGAGCTTCTTGCTTGCTTGGACTGGTGTAAGAAGAGTGGGGTCTGTACTTAAATCTGAGAGAGTTTGATGATGTATTGAAGCTGGGTGAATTGGTTGGAAGCCTGTGGGGGATTGGAAGACTTGAAGAGTTGATCTTGGAACTCATTTGGGAAACTGAGGGAAGAACTTGAGCCTCTTGACTATGGTACTGCGGAAGTAGTTTGAAAGAAATGATAAGAAGATATAAATTTGGGGCTGAGCTGGTTGGTCTCTATAATAGCCTTATCTTGTCCTGCTGCCTGAAAGACCAAAACAACCATCCAATTTAGACCGAGCCCAACTGAAGGAATTGGCACTGCGCATTGCTAAGTGGCATGGAGAGGTCTCTTCGTTAGAAGGAGAGGAGGGCTATCTTTTGGCCTTTAAATGTCAATTAGGCATCTAAACAGAATGCAGTTTTTGGTATTTTTGACTCAAGTCTCctgtaaaaaaaattgaaaaaaaaaaaaaaaaccagtgCTATCACACCATTGGAGAAAAAGGAATTCCCTCTTATGTTATAAATTATAGAACGAGGGAAGAATATATCAAAAAGAATTTcatctaaattttgatcaaaatatcatagaatttaattttaaaaaaattactagaAGACAAAGGATATAAAGAGAACATGTGCAGCTAAAATGTGCATTTAATTTAATTAACCTTCTAACGGAAGAGATCCATTTCATGAAATTGCTcgagaaaattattaaaaaagaaaaagaggggaaaaaactcaagtattttatattttgatagtcatatttttattttattttatttataaagaatTTACatgttttttttaagaaaaaaggagTGAAAATTCACAATCCAAGATTTGAACAACAATCTTTGGTTGCTAGGGGTGTGATCATTGAGGCAGAGCCCCAATTCACAAAATTCTAAATATGCATTGCCTGTGCCTATTTGCTAGCActtaagaaaaaaatgataaaccCTCCAAACGTTTATCCTTCTCACAATCTATTTTGTCCCAAGACTCCTCTCTCTCTAACCTGTTAGGTTTGagtttttaaaattcatgttcccgTAGCTGTTGGTTTTCCTCTGCTCACAAGTTTGTTAGTACTCAAACATGAACTCAACAGCATCTTATTTATGCCAAAAAACTGAAGTAATCAGCAGGGAAAAATTGTTTTCTTTAGTTTGGAAAAGTACTGGCAATTTATAAACATCATTAACATGACATCATTTGTGAGCTTAGTAAAAGCATATGCATCAACGATTACCAAGCTTAGAGTCGGAATCATTGTTCTGGGATTTTAGTGATAATAATCCTTCGAGATGTAACATTAATTTTCCCAAAATTTAAAACTGTCTCTTGCTGTAAGAGTAGGCACTGCCTCCTTGCAACTGAGAAAATGCTTGCCTGTTACATCTTTCATGTCCGGATGTAGATCTACATAACAAATGGTTGATGCACCCTGCACTTCAAGAATTTATTTAATGTCTAGATGATTATGTATCTAGACTATTGATTATCACATACAATTACATAATTGCATGCAAAGTGTGTTGTTTGGTGCTTCACTGTTTGGATAAAGAAACCATTGAATCTTTCAAGGGGCATTTTGAGACCTTCAAGTCAGCATTGACCGGGAAGCAACCAATGGTAATCCGGATAGCCCAGTCTACACCCTACAGAAAGTTGATGCAAATGCAGCAGTTTGGCTGGGTATGGTTTCTACAACAATGCTGCTAAACTGAGTTTTGCCTTCCAGGCCTCCAAAACATTTGCACTTGATTGTAGCAAATGTGTCCATGTAATTGAGGAGGAAGAGTTTCAATCATCATGTATAGAAATGTTAGAGAAATAAGACAATCAATGACTAGCAAAGCTGTATGGGGATAaggaaaaatggaagagaaattgtgtttttttttttttgacagagaAATTGCTTGATATTTCAATATTAAAGAATTATCACCACATAACATCTGCAAGAGGTGGAGAAAAGATGCCAAGGCTAAGAGCACTAGAGAGAGTTGTGAATTTGCTATTATGGGCGACCGCACATCATCTATTGCATACTGTTATAGTTGTGTGGGTCACATTTTTCATAAATTGCAGCAAGGGCAGCAGAATCTGTGGAGGCATATGCATTAATTGAAGGCCAATTAGGCCAATTTATGGGACACATACACTGAATTTTGCAAAATAGACCTTTTGAGAAACAACCTTTTAAGAAACAAAATTAAGAGAGCACAAGTTTTTGAAGAGTACTGATTTTAGTCCTTTCTGCTATGCGATTGCTTGTTAAATACAATCCAGATTCCATTTGATTTTTGATGTATGGCAACCAACAACTGATAGCAATGCACGGTTAGGTGAGGCTAGATTGGCTTTAAATTTAAGTACTTACACCAAGGTTCCCATTGACAATTTGAAACTGGCATTTTGAGTTTACTTGTGAttagggctggcaaaatatgatccaatcTATCAATCCGACCTATGTTCCACCTATCATAAATAGGTTCAGATTTAGACTAAATGAATTTGGATCATAAATAGGTCGACCCGTATAACCTATCTAATATTTAGATTCGATTTGGATTTCAGATATCtgatctgtttaatccgtttaatattcaGTTTGGGTTGAGTTAAATAACCTatctaatctatttaagatctatttaacttgtttaaaatcTGCTTAATCTGTTTCTAACCCATTTAATCTAacatgtttaatccatttaacctaatttgacctgtttaataaacatgtTAAGCAGGTTGGGTcggattacttatttaataaacaggtcggattcAGCTATGAATTtttgacctgtttaataaacagatccaaTTTGGATTAATGATTTTTTGATTCGATCCGCATTGATCAAATCCATATCCGATCCGATCTAACACAATTACCACTCTTACTTATGATCTACAGGGCTACTTTTCTCAGAACTTGCAGTCCTAATCTTTTTTGTAGCATTTTTCAGCTGGATTACAAAAGCAACATTGGCCAAGCTTATTTAAGCATTTGATTTAGCAATGGCCTTGAGCTCTATGATGATGTCagatcaaaaatatgcaaccTTAGTGGTGATTTGAGGCCACTCAAGTTCTATCCCTTCAGAATGGGTTGATGAGTTCTATTCTCCTTTTCCAACTCTTTAATCATCATTGTTGGGGCAATTCAGCCGACTCTCCGATTTCGACTTTTGATCGGCCTAATAAACACGACCTGCCAACTATCAATCGGTTGGTCAACTGACAGTCAGCTATTTGCAAATTTGACGAACTCCAACTATGACGACTCGATCGATTTCAGATcaatgaccatcggcatatcagaattACCGATCGACGCTCATTTGGACTTCCACAACTACTGACATACGATCGATATACTTTGATTATCAATATATAGTCAGCTTACCTGAAACTATCAGCACAGAAAGTGCATAATGGTCAGAATATGATCAGTGATGGATATAACCACCCgtcccacgatcacataatacCAAAATAAGCAGGACTCATGTGTCTAACTGTTACAGACAGTTAATAACTACTCGTCTATAAAAGAAGATTAATGAACAGCATTTGATGAGATCTCTTGAGAGCTAAAACTCTGTCTCTTTGAAttcttatctgctgttcaccactctctactgacttaagcatcggatggTCCCCACCGAATATAATTTCGATtagtgtggacttcattttgcaggtgctcttcaccggcaATAAACGCAACAGgagattggctgcaacagattgGCACACCAGAAAGGAGAAGAATATGAGCAATCATGGCTAAGACCAGAGCTCAAAATTTTACAAGATCAGTGAGATAATCTTTTCGTCAGGAAGatcttcctccccctcctccaatGACAGAGCCCAGCCCCTCACGTCTGGTAATTACTACGGACGTACAATTTGCTGCTCTAATACAGCAAATGAAGGTGTTGACAGAGGCGGTCCACAGCCTCCAACAACAACAGACACAGCAACAGCAACAACCACCAGTGGAGGAACCGATGGCTCATCCAATGCCGTCCTCCATGGCATTCACCCTCTTCATCTCCAAAACGACGGCCGTCTCGACACTCTCATCGAGTCGAGCAACCGCATATTTCCGTCACACCGTCCATCCTTCACGgcgatcttcttctccttcccatgt
Above is a genomic segment from Elaeis guineensis isolate ETL-2024a chromosome 1, EG11, whole genome shotgun sequence containing:
- the LOC105036979 gene encoding uncharacterized protein, translated to MSSKINSSSLPIPHRLPTNSPSFNTSSNSLRFKYRPHSSYTSPSKQEAPGKVEQSPTTIWNVKFETLEGCKLGISRYPDFEYNARGGIGTGMGRKEDEDTMLVSFDVGTLYIPPLAGATTKFLGLPLPPFLRIDIVPEFFQGTISKESGQVDLQFRAKFWFSVGSIYKAPPLMVETTLTSEESAGKLRGGRGERINGEGRCRLVGVALVNPINDILMNSFLGLPTECIADMNARIAIDPST